The following are encoded together in the Iodobacter fluviatilis genome:
- a CDS encoding TrkH family potassium uptake protein: protein MQRVFPTVNILARVAAIFSLWILIPIAVAWWENDAGLQPFITALVSLLLFSGVLSLLTHRYKREMKSRDGFILVVGLWTTLPAVAALPLMLFDTQLSFTHAYFETMSALTTTGATVLTGLDQLPASINLWRHLLNWLGGMGIIVLAVAILPMLGVGGMQLFKAETPGPIKDSKLTPRIRETARNLWVVYASLTLICALLLKFVGGMSWLDAVCHAFATMCLGGFSTHDASVGFFNSPIIEAILIVFMLLAATNFATHYLALTGRKFSSYWKDSEFKAMILIIVITTLGSAAYLVWQKTYGDYLTSLRHVAFNLVSIATDTGFASIDFGQWPIFVPLLMLFLSCITACSGSTGGGIKMIRTLIMLRESKRQMSTLIHPNAVHPLRVNGMVIPGNIVFAVMGFIFLYCMSIVGLTFILLISGLDFLSSFTAIIACINNAGPGLGVVGPASNYGVLNDFQIWVCSFAMLLGRLEVFSVLILFTRVFWKS from the coding sequence ATTCAGCGTGTGTTTCCCACGGTTAATATTTTGGCGCGGGTTGCCGCTATTTTTTCGCTATGGATCTTGATCCCAATTGCCGTGGCATGGTGGGAAAATGATGCAGGGCTACAGCCATTTATCACCGCCCTAGTTAGCTTACTTCTGTTTAGCGGTGTCTTAAGCCTCCTCACTCATCGCTATAAGCGGGAAATGAAATCACGCGATGGTTTTATTTTAGTGGTGGGGCTTTGGACCACCCTGCCCGCCGTGGCGGCGTTGCCACTGATGTTGTTTGATACACAACTCTCCTTTACCCACGCCTACTTTGAAACCATGTCGGCACTCACCACAACGGGTGCAACGGTGCTCACCGGTTTAGACCAGCTCCCCGCATCGATCAATTTATGGCGGCATCTATTAAATTGGTTGGGTGGCATGGGGATTATTGTGCTGGCTGTGGCGATTCTGCCCATGCTGGGTGTCGGCGGTATGCAGCTATTTAAAGCCGAAACTCCCGGTCCAATCAAAGATTCAAAACTTACGCCTAGAATCCGTGAAACAGCCAGAAACCTATGGGTAGTCTATGCCAGCCTCACGCTGATTTGCGCCCTGCTGCTTAAGTTTGTAGGGGGCATGAGCTGGTTGGATGCCGTTTGCCATGCGTTTGCCACCATGTGCTTGGGTGGCTTTTCTACGCACGATGCCAGCGTAGGCTTTTTTAACTCGCCTATTATCGAGGCAATTCTTATCGTGTTTATGCTGCTGGCGGCCACTAACTTCGCCACTCATTATCTAGCACTCACCGGCCGCAAATTTTCCAGTTATTGGAAAGACTCTGAATTTAAAGCCATGATTTTGATTATCGTCATTACCACCCTAGGCAGTGCAGCCTATTTGGTATGGCAAAAAACTTATGGCGACTATCTTACCTCGCTCAGGCATGTTGCATTTAATCTTGTATCTATCGCCACCGACACGGGTTTTGCTAGCATTGATTTTGGCCAGTGGCCGATTTTTGTACCTTTATTAATGCTGTTTTTATCCTGCATCACCGCCTGCTCTGGCTCTACCGGTGGCGGGATTAAAATGATCCGTACCTTAATTATGCTACGCGAATCTAAACGGCAAATGTCTACCCTGATTCACCCTAATGCGGTACATCCTTTACGCGTAAATGGCATGGTTATTCCTGGAAACATTGTCTTTGCCGTCATGGGTTTTATCTTTTTATACTGCATGAGTATTGTCGGACTAACGTTTATATTATTGATCTCTGGCCTCGACTTTTTATCCAGCTTTACCGCCATCATCGCCTGCATCAATAATGCAGGCCCTGGCCTTGGTGTCGTTGGCCCGGCATCTAACTACGGCGTACTCAATGATTTTCAAATCTGGGTATGTAGCTTCGCCATGCTGCTTGGCCGCTTAGAAGTATTCTCAGTACTGATTTTATTTACCCGCGTTTTTTGGAAATCGTAA
- a CDS encoding MetQ/NlpA family ABC transporter substrate-binding protein: protein MKNTLVISVLAALLATGFAQAVEKLTIAATAVPHAEILELIKPLLAKEGVDLQIKVFTDYVQPNLQVDQKNIDANYFQTKPYLDNFNKGKGTHLVIVTGVHVEPFGAYSHKYKSLKDLPIGATVAIPNEGSNSGRALLLLQKSGVIKLKDPTNALSTPKDISENPKKLKFKELDAAMLARVLDQVDLALINTNYALEAKLNPVKDSLALEDRSSPYVNYLVARPDNKDSVAIKKLAAALTSQQVKTYIEGKYAGAVVPAF from the coding sequence ATGAAAAACACTTTAGTTATTAGCGTGCTCGCTGCTTTATTAGCCACTGGTTTTGCACAAGCTGTAGAAAAGCTGACCATTGCCGCCACTGCGGTTCCTCACGCAGAAATCTTAGAATTGATTAAGCCTCTTTTAGCTAAAGAAGGCGTGGATTTACAAATTAAAGTATTTACTGATTACGTACAGCCAAACTTGCAAGTTGATCAAAAAAATATCGATGCAAATTACTTTCAGACTAAGCCTTATTTAGATAACTTTAACAAAGGCAAGGGCACTCATTTGGTGATTGTAACGGGTGTGCACGTAGAGCCATTTGGTGCGTATTCGCATAAATATAAATCATTAAAAGATTTGCCCATTGGCGCAACGGTGGCTATTCCAAACGAAGGTAGCAATAGCGGCCGTGCTTTATTACTGTTACAAAAATCTGGCGTGATTAAGCTAAAAGACCCAACCAATGCACTCTCAACGCCTAAAGATATCAGCGAAAACCCAAAGAAATTAAAGTTTAAAGAATTAGACGCAGCCATGTTAGCGCGTGTGCTGGATCAAGTTGATTTGGCTTTGATTAATACTAATTACGCTTTAGAAGCCAAACTTAATCCGGTTAAAGATTCTTTAGCCCTAGAAGATCGCAGCTCGCCCTATGTGAATTACCTTGTAGCACGCCCAGATAATAAAGACAGCGTGGCGATTAAAAAACTAGCAGCGGCATTAACGAGTCAGCAAGTTAAAACCTATATTGAGGGTAAATATGCGGGTGCTGTTGTTCCAGCGTTTTAA